Part of the Oerskovia paurometabola genome is shown below.
CGCTGGCCCGTGCCGGCGGCCTCCTTGCGGCCCGCACCGCGCCCGACGATGATCAGGGCCTCGTTCGGGGGGACGCGGCGGATGCGCTTGGCGATGAAGGTGATGATCGCGAAGAACGCGATGACCAGGGCGATCGTGGCGATGATGCCGACGAGGTTGGGATCTTCGAGCATGTCGGTACGCGCCTGCGGCGCGACTCCTTTCGGTGGCGGGTCGTGCGAGCGGGTCGTGCGGTGGGAGAGGTCAGTCGTTGGGGAAGTACCGCCGGACGCGCACGCGCGTGCCGGACTGCTCGAGGACGACGACGCGAGCGCCCGAGGGGATCGGCTCGTCGGCCCAGGCGAGGCGTCGTTCGAGCTCGTGCGCGGCGTCGAGCGAGACCTCACCGGTCGCGGGCGAGATGTCGCTCGTCGCGGTGCCCTGGACGCCGACGAGCGAGACGGGGACCGCGTCGTCGGACGCGCGGAGCTTGGCCGTGAGCACGGCCACGAGGAGGATCGCGAGAGCCGCGAGGGCCACGGAGCCCACGTACGCGAGGACGACCGGCAGGTCGTTCGAGACGACGATCGCCCCGGTCGCGCCGAACACGATCGCCCCGACGCCCAGCGAGGTCCCGGAGACGGCGCCGTCACCGAGCTCGATGAACTCCCCGAGGATCATCGAGACCAGGACGAGCGCGAGCCCGACGATGCCGACGACGACGAACGTGATCACCGCATACCCCCCAGGGTCGCTCACGTCGCGCCGCCGAGCTCTGGCCGCCCGAACACTTGACGTGATCGTGAACTTGCCCGAACTCTAGCGTGACTCAACCCTGCCCCGGGACGAGATGGGTACTCCTCCCCGTCGGGAGCGCTCGTGCCAGGACCAGCGTGGCCTCGGGGTCACGCGGTCCTGACGCGGCGCTCAGGGGTCAGCGTGAGAGCTGGTCCAGCAGCACGTCGAGGTTCGCCGCGGCCGTGTCCCGGTACCCCTGGACCCATTCGCCCTGGTAGTCGCGCGGGACGACCTCGGTCACGAGCACCGCGCTGATGTACGCCCGGTACAGCAGCAGGCGCACGTCACCGGCCCCGAGCGTGCTCGCCCCGGGGCGCACCCGCCCGACGGCGTCGCGCTCGAGGGGAGCGCCGTCGTCGGGCGGGATTTCACCCGGTGTGGGAGACGTGGACCACGGCTCCTCGACGGGAAGCAGGCCGCCCGCCGAGCGGTAGCCCTCGGCGATCGCGGGCGGCACGGGACCCAGGCCGAGCTGGTCGGCGCCAGCGAGCTCGTACAGCGGGTCGGCCCACAGGCAGCGCTCGGTGTCGATCACGCCGCTCAGCCGCAGCGGGGAGTGCCCGTCGGCGGGGTCCGCCGGGTCCGCCGTGGCGTCCGCCACGTCGAGGGGCCCGGACGCGAGGAAGAGGTTGCCCGGCCACAGGTCGGCGTGGACGAGGCGCGGCACCGTGACCTCGGCGAGGGCGTCGTGGTGGCGCGCGACCACGGCCCGCAGAGCCTCGGCAGGGAGGTCCACCTCCCAGGTCTCGGCGTCCGCGAGGAGAGCGTCGACCATGAGACCGAACGCCTCGGGCCACGTCGGGGCGCTCATCCCGGACGCGGGGGCGGGGTAGCCGAACGCGTCGCCCGTGACGGTGTGCAGGCGGGCCATGAACGCGCCGAGGTCGTGTCGCACACGCTCCGTCGCGGCGTCGTCGAGCGGGGGCAGGGCGTTCCACACGTCGCCGTCGAGGAACGTGACGACCAGGGCGTCGCCGTCGAGCGCGGTGCGGCTGAAGTCGCTGTGGACGACGCGCGGCATGAGGAGGTCGGGGCGGTCCGCGACGCGCCGGTAGACGTCCTCCTCGGTGCCGAGGATCCCGTGCTCGTAGCGCAGGAGGCGGGAGGTGTCGGCGCTCGTGATCTTCACGACGAGGCGCCGACCGTCCGTGAGGTCGACCCGGAACGTGGAGGCGAACAGGCCGCCGTCCAGGGGGGCGGCGTCGGCGATCTCGCCGAGCGGGGACACGATGCGGGAGAGCTGGTCGTCGGTGACCGTCATCTTGGTGAGCACGCTGGCGATCGTATCGATTCGAGGCGCTCGGCGGAAGGGGGCTGGGCACCGGGGCGAGCGACCCGGGGCCGGGGCCGGGGCCGCGGCCGGAGCCGGGCCGGCCCTCGGACCGGACCTACGGCCGCGGCACGTTGCGCAGGTTCGCCCGTGCCATCGACACGACCTCGCCCATGCCGCCGCCCAGGACCTCCTTGCTCATCGCGACCGCGAAGCCGCGCACCTGCCCGGCCGTGATGGTCGGGGGCAGGGACAGTGCGCGCGGGTCGGTCACGACGTCGACCAGCGCGGGCCCCGGGCGCGAGAGGGCGCCGCGCAACGCACCGCGCACGTCCTTGGCGCGCTCGACCCGCACCGACGGGATGCCGATCGCGTTCGCGACCGCGGCGTAGTCGACGTGCGGCGACTCGGTGCCGAACATGGGGAGCCCGTCGACGAGCATCTCGAGGCGCACCATGCCCAGGCTCGCGTTGTCGAACAGGACGATCTTCACGGGCAGCTCGTAGGCCTTGATCGTGATGAGCTCGCCCAGCAGCATCGACAGCCCGCCGTCGCCCGCCATGGCGACGACCTGGCGGTCGGGCTGCGCGGCGGCGACGCCGATCGCGTGCGGCACCGCGTTGGCCATGGACCCGTGCAGGAACGAACCGATGACGCGCCGCTTGCCGTTGGGGCTGATGTACCGGGCGGCCCACACGTTGCACATGCCCGTGTCCACGGTGAACACCGCGTCGTCGGAGGCCTCCTGGTCCAGGACGTCCGCGACGTACTCGGGGTGGATGGGCGAGTGCTTCTCGACGTCCTTGGTGTACGCCCCGACCACGCCCGTCATGGACTTCTCGTGCTTGGCGACCATGCCGTCGAGGAACGAGCGGTTCTTGGCCGGGTTCACGAGCGGCAGCAGGAGCCGTACGGTCTCGCCGACGTCGCCGACCACGGCGACGTCGAGCCGGGTCCGACGGCCCAGGTGCGTGGGGTCGATGTCGACCTGCGCGGTCCGCACGGAGGCCGGCAGGAACTGGTCGTACGGGAAGTCGGTGCCCAGCAGGACCAGGAGGTCGGCCTCCTGCATGGCGTCGTGCGCGGCGCCGTAACCGAGCAGGCCGCTCATCCCGACGTCGAACGGGTTGTCGTACTGGATCCACTCCTTGCCGCGCAGCGAGTGGCCGATGGGAGCCGCGATCTTGTCGGCGAGCGCGATCACGTCGTCGTGCGCCCCGCGGGTCCCCACGCCCGCGAAGATCGTGACCTTCTTGGCCTTGTTGATCGCGTCGGCCAGGGTCCGGAGCGCGTCGGGGTCCGGGACGATCCGGGGCTTCGCGGGGTGGACGGCGACGTCGATGACCTCGGCCGCCGCGTCGAGGTCCGCGACGTCACCCGGGATCGTCAGGACCGCGACGCCCGGGGCGCCGTACGCGTGGTGGATCGCGGAGTTGATGACGCGCGGCGCCTGCGTGGCCGACGAGATCATCTCGGAGTACACCGAGCACTCGGTGAACAGCCGGTCGGGGTGCGTCTCCTGGAAGAAGCTCGTCCCGATCTGCGCGCTCGGGATGTGGCTCGCGATCGCGAGGACGGGCACCTTGGAACGGTTGGCGTCGTACAGACCGTTGATGAGGTGCAGGTTGCCGGGCCCGCACGAGCCCGCGCACACCGCGAGCTTCCCGGTGACCTCCGCCTCGGCCGCGGCGGCGAACGCGGCGGCCTCCTCGTGGCGCACGTGCACCCACTCGATGCCCTTGCCCTTCCCCTTCTGGCTGCGCCGGACCGCGTCGACCACAGGGTTGAGGCTGTCGCCCACGATCCCGTAGATGCGTTCGACCCCCGCTTCGATGAGCTGCGCGACGAGCAGGTCGGCGACCGTCCTGTTGCGCTTGTCCTGGGGCCGGCCGAGTCCGAGAGCCATGAGGAAACCTCCGCACGAAAGGGTTGGGGACCTCTCCATCGTGCGCCGGAAGCGTGCGGGACGCAGCCGCAGGGGCCGTTCCCCTCGTCACGTCCGGGTGTCAGGTCCGCGTCACAGTGCGGGCGTGCCGAGTGTGCAGCTCGGGCGGTCCGCAGCGCCTCGGGACGGCCCGCACCGCACGCTCGACGTCGTGCGGGTCAGGGGCGCGGGCTACGCCTCGTCGGGTGCGAGAGCCTCCGACGGGCCGGACGTGTCGGTCGTGTCAGGGCGCGGCGCCCCCCGGCGCAGGACCCGCAGCGACGCGAGGACCGCGACCACCGCGAGGCCCGCGGCGATCATGACGACCTGGAACCCCGCGTGCGCGCCCGCGGCGTCGATGCGCGAGCCCGCGATCGACGCCCCGAACGACACGCCCACGCCCAGCGACGTGCCGACCCACGCGAGCCCCTCGGTGAGCTGGTGCGGCGTCACGAGGTTCTGCACCAGCGCGTTGCCGTTGATGAGGGTCGGGGCGATCGTGAAGCCCGTGACGAACATGACGACGGCCAGCATGGGCAGCGACGTGACCACGAAGAACAGCGAGACGCCCAGGGCGAGCGCGACCATGCCGATCGCGAACCGCTTCCACAGCGGCGAGACCCAGTGGCGTGCGCCGTAGGCCAGGCCCGAGATGAGCGAGCCCATCGCGAAGACCGCCAGGATGAGGCCCGACGCCGACTTGGACCCCTGCTCCTCGGCGAACGCGATGGTCGAGACGTCGGTCGCGCCGAAGATGAAGCCCATCGCGACGAAGACCACGGCGAGCACGATCATGCCGGGCGATCGCATCGCCGAACCGTGCTTGACGCCCGGGACGACCGGGATCACGGGCGGTTCGGTGCGGCGCTGCGACAGGAACCACACGCCGCCCACGACGGCCGCGACCGCGGGGACGATGATGCCTGCGGAGTCGGTGACCTCGGTCGCGAGCAGCGTCGCGAGGACCGGGCCGACGACGAACACGAGCTCGTCGAGCGCGGACTCCAGGGAGTAGGCGGTGTGGAGCTGCCGTGGGTCCTTGACGGCGTGGCTCCAGCGCGCGCGGACCATCGAGCCGTACGAGCCGATGCTCGCGCCCGCGACGACGGCGCTCACGTAGAGCCAGATCTCGGGGGCCTGGTTGACCGCGGACAGGATCAGGCCCACGAGCCCGAGGGTGCTCACGACGAGCAGCGGGCGCATGACCTTGGCCTGGCCGACGCGGTCGACGTAGCGCGCGATCTGCGGCGAGGCGATGGCCTGCGCGATCACGTAGGCCGCGGACACGCGTCCGGCCAGGGCGTAGGAGCCGTAGATGCCCTGGATCATCAGGACGATGCCGATGCCGACCATGGACATCGGGAGCCTCGCCACGACGGCGGCGGCCGAGAAGTTCAGCGCCCCCGGCTTGCTGAGGACGACACGGTAGGGGTTGCGGGAGTCGTCTGCCGCTGCGCGAGGGGGGTCTTGTACCACCGTCCCATTCTCCCATCTGTCGCCCCGGTCGACGGCGCCCGTCCGGCGCACGGCCCACCCTTCGCCGGTCGGACACCGGCACGTACCGAGTGTCACCGTTCCACCGGGCGCGCGCGAACTGATCCCGGCCCGCATGATGAACGGGTGAGCGAGCAGACGCAGGAGATCGCGGTCGTCGACAACCCGGCCGAGGAGCGCTTCGAGGCACGCACCCCGGAGGGCGAGGTGGCGGGCTTCGCCGCGTACGTGCGACAACCCGGCCAGGTCGTGTTCACCCACACCGAGGTCGACGACGCCTTCGCGGGGCACGGCGTCGGGTCGACGCTCGCGCGCGGGGCGCTCGACCAGGTACGGGCCTCGGGGCAGAAGGTCGTGCCCCTGTGCCCGTTCATCCGGGCGTTCGTGCAGCTCCACGAGGAGTACCAGGACCTGGTAGCGCGCTGAGGGCACCTCGCCCACCCGTCCCGGCCGCACAGGCGAGGTGCCCGACGACGGCACGCGCCGCCGTCGGGCCCCTCACCGGGGGGCGTCAGCCGCCCAGCGCGTCCGAGACGACCTGCTTGGCCTCGTCCTGCACCTGCGTCAGGTGCTCGGCCGAGACGAACGACTCGGCGTAGATCTTGTACACGTTCTCCGTGCCCGAGGGGCGCGCCGCGAACCACGCGTTCTCCGTGGTGACCTTGAGGCCGCCGATCGCCGCACCGTTGCCCGGCGCCGTCGTGAGCTTCGCGGTGATCTCCTCGCCCGCGAGCGTCGTCGACGTGACCTGCTCCGGGCTGAGCTTCGCGAGCGCCGACTTCTCCTCGAGCGAGGCCGGGGCGTCGACGCGGGCGTACCAGGACTCGCCGTACTGCTCGACGAGCCGGGCGTGGTGCTGCGACGGGGTCTTCCCCGTGGTCGCGAGGATCTCCGAGGCGAGCAGCGCGAGGAGCAGGCCGTCCTTGTCCGTGGTCCACACCCCGCCGTTCTTGCGCAGGAACGACGCGCCCGCGGACTCCTCGCCGCCGAACCCGACCGAGCCGTCGAGCAGGCCCGGGACGAACCACTTGAAGCCCACCGGCACCTCCTCGACGCGGCGACCCAGCCCACCGCCCACCCGGTCGATGAGCGACGAGGAGACGAGCGTCTTGCCGATCGCCGCGTCCTGGCGCCACCCCGGGCGGGCCCCGCCGTACAGGTAGTCGATCGCGACCGCGAGGTAGTGGTTGGGGTTCATGAGGCCCGCGTCCGGGGTCACGATCCCGTGGCGGTCCGAGTCGGCGTCGTTGCCCGTCGCGACGTCGAACGTCGAGGTCGCGTCCGGGTCCGTCATCTTCTGCACGAGCGAGGCCATGGCGTACGGCGACGAGCAGTCCATGCGGATCTTGCCGTCCCAGTCGAGCGTCATGAACGCCCAGCGC
Proteins encoded:
- a CDS encoding NfeD family protein; amino-acid sequence: MSDPGGYAVITFVVVGIVGLALVLVSMILGEFIELGDGAVSGTSLGVGAIVFGATGAIVVSNDLPVVLAYVGSVALAALAILLVAVLTAKLRASDDAVPVSLVGVQGTATSDISPATGEVSLDAAHELERRLAWADEPIPSGARVVVLEQSGTRVRVRRYFPND
- a CDS encoding phosphotransferase family protein, producing the protein MLTKMTVTDDQLSRIVSPLGEIADAAPLDGGLFASTFRVDLTDGRRLVVKITSADTSRLLRYEHGILGTEEDVYRRVADRPDLLMPRVVHSDFSRTALDGDALVVTFLDGDVWNALPPLDDAATERVRHDLGAFMARLHTVTGDAFGYPAPASGMSAPTWPEAFGLMVDALLADAETWEVDLPAEALRAVVARHHDALAEVTVPRLVHADLWPGNLFLASGPLDVADATADPADPADGHSPLRLSGVIDTERCLWADPLYELAGADQLGLGPVPPAIAEGYRSAGGLLPVEEPWSTSPTPGEIPPDDGAPLERDAVGRVRPGASTLGAGDVRLLLYRAYISAVLVTEVVPRDYQGEWVQGYRDTAAANLDVLLDQLSR
- a CDS encoding pyruvate dehydrogenase, with protein sequence MALGLGRPQDKRNRTVADLLVAQLIEAGVERIYGIVGDSLNPVVDAVRRSQKGKGKGIEWVHVRHEEAAAFAAAAEAEVTGKLAVCAGSCGPGNLHLINGLYDANRSKVPVLAIASHIPSAQIGTSFFQETHPDRLFTECSVYSEMISSATQAPRVINSAIHHAYGAPGVAVLTIPGDVADLDAAAEVIDVAVHPAKPRIVPDPDALRTLADAINKAKKVTIFAGVGTRGAHDDVIALADKIAAPIGHSLRGKEWIQYDNPFDVGMSGLLGYGAAHDAMQEADLLVLLGTDFPYDQFLPASVRTAQVDIDPTHLGRRTRLDVAVVGDVGETVRLLLPLVNPAKNRSFLDGMVAKHEKSMTGVVGAYTKDVEKHSPIHPEYVADVLDQEASDDAVFTVDTGMCNVWAARYISPNGKRRVIGSFLHGSMANAVPHAIGVAAAQPDRQVVAMAGDGGLSMLLGELITIKAYELPVKIVLFDNASLGMVRLEMLVDGLPMFGTESPHVDYAAVANAIGIPSVRVERAKDVRGALRGALSRPGPALVDVVTDPRALSLPPTITAGQVRGFAVAMSKEVLGGGMGEVVSMARANLRNVPRP
- a CDS encoding MFS transporter, whose amino-acid sequence is MVQDPPRAAADDSRNPYRVVLSKPGALNFSAAAVVARLPMSMVGIGIVLMIQGIYGSYALAGRVSAAYVIAQAIASPQIARYVDRVGQAKVMRPLLVVSTLGLVGLILSAVNQAPEIWLYVSAVVAGASIGSYGSMVRARWSHAVKDPRQLHTAYSLESALDELVFVVGPVLATLLATEVTDSAGIIVPAVAAVVGGVWFLSQRRTEPPVIPVVPGVKHGSAMRSPGMIVLAVVFVAMGFIFGATDVSTIAFAEEQGSKSASGLILAVFAMGSLISGLAYGARHWVSPLWKRFAIGMVALALGVSLFFVVTSLPMLAVVMFVTGFTIAPTLINGNALVQNLVTPHQLTEGLAWVGTSLGVGVSFGASIAGSRIDAAGAHAGFQVVMIAAGLAVVAVLASLRVLRRGAPRPDTTDTSGPSEALAPDEA
- a CDS encoding GNAT family N-acetyltransferase; protein product: MSEQTQEIAVVDNPAEERFEARTPEGEVAGFAAYVRQPGQVVFTHTEVDDAFAGHGVGSTLARGALDQVRASGQKVVPLCPFIRAFVQLHEEYQDLVAR
- the pgm gene encoding phosphoglucomutase (alpha-D-glucose-1,6-bisphosphate-dependent) produces the protein MDPRAGTPAQPQDLIDVDAVVGAYYDLTPDVDDPAQKVVFGTSGHRGSSLDHAFNEAHIVAITAAIVEYRRSQGTDGPLFIGRDTHALSLPAWQTALEVLAAAGVQTYVDARDSYTPTPAVSQSILLHNGAATEEGVRTSGPELADGIVVTPSHNPPRDGGFKYNPPHGGPADSEATGWIADRANEILRSGVGQVRRVPLERALTADTTHRHDFLTAYVDDLASVLDLDAIRSAGVSIGADPLGGASVEYWGEIGERYGLDLTVVNPQVDPRWAFMTLDWDGKIRMDCSSPYAMASLVQKMTDPDATSTFDVATGNDADSDRHGIVTPDAGLMNPNHYLAVAIDYLYGGARPGWRQDAAIGKTLVSSSLIDRVGGGLGRRVEEVPVGFKWFVPGLLDGSVGFGGEESAGASFLRKNGGVWTTDKDGLLLALLASEILATTGKTPSQHHARLVEQYGESWYARVDAPASLEEKSALAKLSPEQVTSTTLAGEEITAKLTTAPGNGAAIGGLKVTTENAWFAARPSGTENVYKIYAESFVSAEHLTQVQDEAKQVVSDALGG